One part of the Salinivirga cyanobacteriivorans genome encodes these proteins:
- a CDS encoding OsmC family protein: MAISKVKVNGKVNDGFRTEIGCSHNFIIDQPKAMGGNDEGANPMEIFLASLPACICAIGRIIANQKRLIVRSIDVDVEGSIDKDFLLGKTEDGRAGFTEIVTNVKIDADMTQEEKEAFVEEIERRCPIADNIVAQSTLKTIVN, encoded by the coding sequence ATGGCTATATCAAAAGTAAAAGTTAACGGTAAAGTAAATGACGGTTTTCGCACCGAGATAGGATGCTCACACAATTTTATTATCGATCAACCTAAAGCCATGGGTGGCAACGACGAGGGAGCCAACCCAATGGAAATTTTCCTGGCATCATTGCCTGCATGTATTTGTGCAATTGGACGCATTATTGCAAACCAGAAGCGTCTTATTGTACGCAGCATTGATGTGGATGTTGAAGGTTCAATCGATAAAGACTTCTTACTAGGTAAGACTGAAGATGGACGCGCCGGATTTACTGAAATTGTAACAAATGTTAAAATAGATGCAGATATGACGCAGGAAGAAAAAGAAGCATTTGTAGAAGAAATTGAGCGTCGCTGCCCAATTGCAGACAACATTGTTGCTCAAAGTACTTTAAAAACAATAGTAAACTAG